Proteins from a genomic interval of Streptomyces fodineus:
- the coxB gene encoding cytochrome c oxidase subunit II, protein MSPNGSDRSPRRPMRRKLLQALTAGLVLATATGCTYKDFPRLGMPTPTTEEAPRILSLWQGSWAAALAVGVLVWGLILWSAMFHRRSRTKVEVPPQTRYNMPIEALYTVVPIIIISVLFYFTARDESKLLDVSKKPDVTINVVGFQWSWGFNYVENVPGVSGDAKTDKNLDAIPDRFKKDFPANAGGVYDVGTPGTRNPQTNNPGPTLWLPKGKTVRFVLTSRDVIHSFWVVPFLMKMDVIPGHTNAFQVTPNHEGTFLGKCAELCGVDHSRMLFNVKVVSPAAYEKHLKELEAKGQTGYIPAGIAQTGHEKNQRTNNL, encoded by the coding sequence GTGAGTCCCAACGGCTCCGACCGCTCGCCGCGGCGCCCGATGCGGCGGAAGCTGCTGCAGGCACTGACCGCGGGCCTGGTCCTGGCGACCGCAACCGGTTGCACATACAAGGACTTCCCCCGCCTTGGTATGCCCACCCCGACCACGGAAGAGGCTCCGCGGATCCTCTCGCTGTGGCAGGGCTCCTGGGCTGCCGCGCTCGCCGTCGGCGTGCTGGTGTGGGGCCTGATCCTGTGGAGCGCCATGTTCCACCGGCGCAGCCGCACCAAGGTCGAGGTACCTCCGCAGACCCGGTACAACATGCCGATCGAGGCCTTGTACACGGTGGTCCCGATCATCATCATCTCGGTGCTCTTCTACTTCACGGCCCGGGACGAGTCGAAGCTCCTCGATGTCTCCAAGAAGCCCGACGTCACCATCAACGTGGTCGGCTTCCAGTGGAGCTGGGGCTTCAACTATGTCGAGAACGTCCCCGGTGTCTCCGGCGACGCCAAGACCGACAAGAACCTGGACGCCATTCCGGACCGGTTCAAGAAGGACTTCCCGGCGAACGCCGGCGGTGTCTACGACGTCGGTACCCCGGGCACGCGGAACCCGCAGACGAACAACCCCGGTCCGACGCTCTGGCTCCCCAAGGGCAAGACGGTCCGCTTCGTCCTCACCTCGCGTGACGTCATCCACTCCTTCTGGGTGGTGCCGTTCCTGATGAAGATGGACGTCATCCCGGGCCACACCAACGCCTTCCAGGTGACTCCGAACCACGAAGGCACGTTCCTCGGCAAGTGCGCCGAGCTCTGCGGCGTCGACCACTCCCGGATGCTGTTCAACGTGAAGGTCGTCTCTCCGGCAGCGTACGAGAAGCACCTCAAGGAGCTCGAGGCGAAGGGGCAGACCGGTTACATTCCGGCCGGCATCGCGCAGACGGGCCACGAGAAGAACCAGAGGACGAACAACCTGTGA
- the ctaD gene encoding cytochrome c oxidase subunit I: MSILNEPQGAAAAEGSYENELPVRRKQPGNVVVKWLTTTDHKTIGTMYLVTSFAFFLIGGVMALLMRAELARPGLQIMSNEQFNQAFTMHGTIMLLMFATPLFAGFTNWIMPLQIGAPDVAFPRLNMFAYWLYLFGSTIAVGGFLTPQGAADFGWFAYSPLSDAVRSPGVGADMWIMGLAFSGFGTILGAVNFITTIICMRAPGMTMFRMPIFVWNVLLTAVLVLLAFPVLAAALFALEADRKFGAHVFDATNGGALLWQHLFWFFGHPEVYIIALPFFGIISEVIPVFSRKPMFGYMGLIAATISIAGLSVTVWAHHMYVTGGVLLPFFSFMTFLIAVPTGVKFFNWIGTMWKGSLSFETPMLWAVGFLITFTFGGLTGVILASPPMDFHVSDSYFVVAHFHYVVFGTVVFAMFSGFHFWWPKMTGKMLDERLGKITFWTLFVGFHGTFLVQHWLGVEGMPRRYADYLHADGFTALNTISTIASFVLGLSILPFLYNVWKTAKYGKPVGVDDPWGYGRSLEWATSCPPPRHNFLTLPRIRSESPAFDLHHPEIAALEQLAHSGHGTAIAGSKEAGK; this comes from the coding sequence GTGAGCATCCTCAACGAACCCCAGGGTGCCGCGGCAGCAGAGGGCTCGTACGAGAACGAGCTGCCGGTCAGGCGCAAGCAGCCCGGCAATGTCGTGGTGAAGTGGCTGACGACCACCGACCACAAGACGATCGGGACGATGTACCTCGTTACGTCGTTCGCGTTCTTCCTGATCGGTGGCGTGATGGCGCTGCTCATGCGCGCCGAGCTGGCCCGGCCGGGCCTGCAGATCATGTCGAACGAGCAGTTCAACCAGGCGTTCACGATGCACGGCACGATCATGCTGCTGATGTTCGCCACCCCGCTGTTCGCCGGCTTCACGAACTGGATCATGCCGCTGCAGATCGGCGCCCCGGACGTGGCGTTCCCGCGGCTGAACATGTTCGCCTACTGGCTGTACCTGTTCGGCTCGACCATCGCGGTGGGCGGCTTCCTCACCCCGCAGGGCGCGGCCGACTTCGGCTGGTTCGCCTACTCCCCGCTGTCGGACGCGGTCCGCAGCCCGGGTGTCGGCGCCGACATGTGGATCATGGGTCTGGCCTTCTCCGGCTTCGGCACCATCCTCGGTGCGGTCAACTTCATCACCACGATCATCTGCATGCGTGCCCCGGGCATGACCATGTTCCGCATGCCGATCTTCGTGTGGAACGTGCTGCTGACCGCCGTGCTGGTCCTGCTGGCCTTCCCGGTCCTGGCGGCCGCGCTGTTCGCGCTGGAGGCGGACCGCAAGTTCGGCGCCCATGTCTTCGACGCCACCAACGGCGGAGCCCTGCTGTGGCAACACCTCTTCTGGTTCTTCGGCCATCCAGAGGTGTACATCATCGCGCTGCCGTTCTTCGGCATCATCTCCGAAGTGATCCCGGTGTTCTCCCGTAAGCCGATGTTCGGCTACATGGGTCTGATCGCCGCGACCATCTCCATCGCCGGTCTGTCCGTGACCGTGTGGGCCCACCACATGTACGTCACCGGCGGGGTGCTGCTGCCGTTCTTCTCCTTCATGACGTTCCTGATCGCCGTCCCCACCGGTGTGAAGTTCTTCAACTGGATCGGCACGATGTGGAAGGGCTCGCTGTCCTTCGAGACGCCGATGCTCTGGGCCGTCGGCTTCCTGATCACCTTCACGTTCGGTGGTCTGACCGGTGTCATCCTGGCCTCGCCGCCGATGGACTTCCACGTCTCCGACTCGTACTTCGTCGTGGCCCACTTCCACTACGTGGTCTTCGGTACGGTCGTCTTCGCCATGTTCTCCGGTTTCCACTTCTGGTGGCCGAAGATGACCGGCAAGATGCTGGACGAGCGCCTCGGCAAGATCACCTTCTGGACGCTGTTCGTCGGTTTCCACGGCACCTTCCTGGTCCAGCACTGGCTGGGCGTGGAGGGCATGCCGCGCCGTTACGCCGACTACCTGCACGCCGACGGCTTCACCGCCCTGAACACGATCTCGACGATCGCGTCCTTCGTGCTGGGCCTGTCGATCCTGCCGTTCCTCTACAACGTGTGGAAGACCGCCAAGTACGGCAAGCCGGTCGGCGTGGACGATCCGTGGGGCTACGGCCGTTCGCTCGAATGGGCGACCTCCTGCCCGCCGCCGCGGCACAACTTCCTCACCCTGCCGCGGATCCGCAGTGAATCCCCGGCGTTCGACCTGCACCACCCTGAGATCGCCGCGCTCGAGCAGCTCGCGCACAGCGGTCACGGCACCGCCATCGCGGGCAGCAAGGAGGCCGGCAAGTGA
- a CDS encoding cytochrome c oxidase subunit 4 has translation MRIQGRMFIWLSFFMLIMAIVYGVWSKEPAGTTALFLAFGLSVMIGFYLGFTARRVDAGAQDDKEADVADDAGELGFFSPHSWQPLMLGFGGAIAFLSIAVGWWLIYFSAPFILVGLFGWVFEYYHGENRTQ, from the coding sequence GTGAGGATCCAGGGCCGGATGTTCATCTGGCTGAGCTTCTTCATGCTGATCATGGCCATCGTGTATGGCGTGTGGTCGAAGGAGCCGGCCGGTACCACCGCACTCTTCCTGGCCTTCGGCCTGAGCGTGATGATCGGCTTCTACCTGGGCTTCACCGCCCGGCGGGTCGACGCGGGCGCCCAGGACGACAAGGAGGCCGACGTCGCGGACGACGCGGGCGAGCTGGGCTTCTTCAGCCCGCACAGCTGGCAGCCGCTCATGCTGGGCTTCGGCGGTGCGATCGCCTTCCTCAGCATCGCGGTCGGCTGGTGGCTGATCTACTTCTCCGCGCCGTTCATCCTGGTCGGCCTGTTCGGCTGGGTGTTCGAGTACTACCACGGTGAGAACCGCACCCAGTAG